One genomic region from Tachysurus fulvidraco isolate hzauxx_2018 chromosome 14, HZAU_PFXX_2.0, whole genome shotgun sequence encodes:
- the fam110a gene encoding protein FAM110A has protein sequence MQTSNRRKGEPFAEKTTVMSVDALGLSPRRLAKMPETADSSPGTRKPSAVERLEADKAKYVKSQQVVLNKQLPIIRKPLMPSSAQLRPGAPQPTRKMTPHVISKPEAPPLNLEHLNSLINGVCDTAEPSNRFQRQKTGKSQGFAAGSAFELPSSTLSAAEESLVKSSSSPTAQKKISGDSVAANGSYSVTVRRVDVRPQVMMQQMRKPCRAQLPGQRVHSQLLQLLRPYTQTSSLPQPLQPVKSRHDIMNISSPVKSPVSPVQASPFSAEPLSPALPSPVKSPKDQNQEVLPTSAQEPLPPPSPAVTHKSSVCSKKRRSLTRSKSDVSDRFSRAGAEVERFFNYCGLEPSDFEVLTPGSDIASISRLRSASAPASECTEGEGGEDEEEEAAKDEKPSYGVSVIERNARVIKWLYGMRQTKDSTKVANI, from the coding sequence ATGCAAACCAGTAACAGAAGAAAAGGGGAGCCGTTTGCTGAAAAAACTACCGTTATGTCTGTGGACGCTCTTGGGCTTTCTCCGCGGCGCTTAGCAAAAATGCCTGAAACAGCAGACTCCTCTCCTGGAACGCGCAAGCCGAGTGCCGTGGAGAGGCTTGAGGCTGACAAGGCAAAGTACGTTAAGAGTCAGCAAGTGGTACTGAACAAGCAGCTGCCAATCATCCGAAAGCCCTTAATGCCCTCAAGCGCACAACTTCGGCCAGGTGCACCGCAACCGACCCGAAAAATGACCCCTCACGTCATATCTAAACCTGAAGCCCCACCTCTTAACTTAGAACATCTGAATAGCCTGATTAATGGAGTCTGTGATACAGCTGAGCCATCCAATAGATTTCAAAGACAAAAGACTGGAAAAAGTCAAGGTTTTGCTGCAGGCAGTGCCTTTGAGCTGCCCTCCTCGACTCTGAGTGCAGCCGAAGAGTCTCTTGTCAAATCCAGTTCATCTCCAACAGcacaaaagaaaatatcagGAGACAGCGTGGCGGCCAATGGGTCTTATTCAGTAACAGTACGTCGAGTTGATGTGAGGCCCCAGGTAATGATGCAGCAGATGAGAAAGCCGTGCCGAGCACAGCTCCCTGGGCAACGCGTCCACTCGCAGCTTTTGCAGCTGCTCAGGCCATACACTCAGACTTCCTCTCTACCGCAGCCACTTCAGCCTGTCAAAAGCCGACATGACATCATGAACATCTCCAGTCCTGTGAAATCCCCTGTTAGCCCAGTTCAGGCTTCACCGTTCTCTGCCGAACCGTTATCACCTGCCTTACCTTCCCCAGTTAAATCTCCAAAAGATCAAAACCAAGAAGTGCTTCCTACCTCAGCTCAAGAACCCCTCCCACCACCATCTCCTGCGGTCACCCACAAGTCCTCAGTTTGCTCCAAGAAACGACGGTCACTAACACGCTCCAAATCTGACGTAAGCGACCGCTTTTCTCGTGCTGGTGCCGAAGTCGAGCGTTTCTTTAACTACTGTGGTCTTGAACCATCAGACTTTGAAGTGCTTACACCTGGTTCGGACATTGCATCTATCTCACGCCTGCGTAGTGCTAGTGCTCCTGCCTCCGAGTGCACTGAAGGGGAGGGGGGTGAAGACGAGGAGGAAGAAGCAGCCAAAGATGAGAAGCCCAGCTATGGCGTTTCAGTCATAGAAAGAAATGCACGGGTGATCAAGTGGCTGTATGGAATGCGCCAAACCAAGGACAGCACAAAAGTGGCTAATATTTAG